One region of Candidatus Bathyarchaeota archaeon genomic DNA includes:
- the prs gene encoding ribose-phosphate diphosphokinase, whose translation MEKFLLVSPTCSDLAEPNVEIKKFHDCENYIYIPQIENLKEKHVTILHRCYPDQDSRLLQFFQILSAVKPVAAKVTAIIPYLPYSRQDELSRPGETDSATMAIKLLLSAGLDELVTFNCHFLESSGKKNVAGLDIDNRSIVNDLFEYVKPRVSDPVFIAPDQGAAHFVEKLGGVSMEKTLGEYIHGPIAFRQITSEKLDADIAGRDVILIDDMIISGETMVKAAQVCKKAGAKKIVCASVHGLLVGCAFDRIRAAGAKEIVVSDSVPSPAAVVSIKKRLKDFLP comes from the coding sequence ATGGAAAAATTTCTGCTCGTCAGCCCGACTTGTTCGGATCTCGCGGAACCAAATGTTGAGATAAAAAAATTTCATGATTGCGAGAATTACATTTACATTCCCCAAATTGAAAATCTAAAAGAAAAACATGTCACAATTCTGCACAGGTGCTATCCCGACCAAGATTCACGTCTCCTGCAGTTTTTCCAAATTTTAAGCGCTGTGAAACCAGTTGCAGCAAAAGTAACTGCAATCATCCCGTACCTTCCATACTCGAGGCAGGATGAGCTATCTAGACCTGGAGAGACTGATTCGGCGACGATGGCTATCAAACTGCTGTTGAGTGCTGGTCTTGATGAGCTCGTTACGTTTAATTGTCACTTTTTGGAGTCTAGCGGCAAAAAGAATGTCGCAGGTTTAGATATTGATAACCGATCGATTGTTAACGATCTATTTGAATATGTTAAGCCGCGTGTATCTGATCCTGTTTTTATTGCCCCCGATCAAGGTGCCGCTCACTTCGTTGAAAAATTGGGCGGCGTTAGTATGGAAAAAACTCTCGGAGAGTACATCCATGGACCCATTGCTTTTAGGCAAATCACTTCCGAAAAACTTGATGCAGACATCGCTGGTCGAGACGTAATTTTAATTGACGACATGATCATTAGCGGAGAGACAATGGTTAAGGCCGCCCAAGTATGTAAAAAGGCAGGTGCCAAAAAAATCGTTTGCGCTTCAGTTCATGGGCTACTAGTTGGGTGTGCATTTGACAGAATTCGAGCTGCAGGTGCAAAAGAAATTGTAGTTAGCGACAGCGTGCCCAGTCCTGCGGCAGTAGTGAGTATAAAAAAGCGGCTAAAAGACTTTTTACCGTGA
- a CDS encoding ATP-binding protein, protein MNQSSIKLEEWCTLYPPGHIPQGQLFGYENQMKALKTISINQGICHKVLFFGVPGNGKTNFSAALANSLSEEGKMHYALEMISSDKIPAELRDSDLLIRSLERAVGEALKQQPVIICFDEIDFMTPKLNTPGLTPHMASLCAWVRRFLNNDNVKSSKALIVGVTNNPSMIELSVINRFKTGIYFEPTPPAIIELIIKNNLTTNKEVSDKFLRKVNGLGFWPMGRDVMNSCMSTKECYDGDITKIPTEMVASTMVATIGMPLPKRAIDEFEHDEANLIEQSKRYTIPYWIDFYEKIKA, encoded by the coding sequence TTGAATCAATCGTCCATTAAGTTAGAAGAATGGTGCACCCTTTATCCACCAGGACATATTCCGCAAGGCCAACTATTTGGTTATGAAAACCAAATGAAAGCATTGAAAACCATCTCGATCAATCAGGGCATCTGCCATAAGGTACTGTTTTTTGGGGTGCCTGGAAACGGTAAAACCAACTTTTCAGCCGCGCTTGCCAATTCCTTAAGTGAAGAGGGAAAAATGCACTATGCTTTAGAGATGATTTCCTCCGATAAAATTCCAGCTGAGCTTCGTGATTCAGATCTACTCATTAGAAGTCTCGAAAGAGCAGTAGGGGAAGCACTTAAACAGCAACCCGTCATCATTTGCTTTGACGAAATTGATTTTATGACACCAAAGTTAAATACGCCCGGACTCACCCCTCACATGGCCTCATTGTGTGCTTGGGTAAGACGTTTTCTGAACAATGACAACGTCAAATCCTCAAAAGCACTAATTGTAGGAGTAACAAATAACCCATCGATGATTGAATTATCGGTAATAAATCGTTTTAAAACGGGAATCTATTTTGAGCCAACGCCCCCCGCCATCATAGAATTAATAATTAAAAATAATTTGACGACTAACAAAGAAGTTAGTGACAAATTTTTGAGAAAAGTAAATGGATTGGGTTTCTGGCCGATGGGAAGAGATGTCATGAACTCTTGCATGTCAACAAAAGAGTGCTACGACGGCGACATCACCAAAATTCCAACAGAAATGGTAGCCAGTACGATGGTCGCTACTATTGGGATGCCCCTTCCTAAAAGAGCAATAGACGAGTTCGAGCACGATGAAGCCAACCTGATTGAACAAAGCAAAAGATACACTATTCCATATTGGATTGATTTCTATGAAAAAATTAAAGCCTAA
- a CDS encoding AAA family ATPase, with protein sequence MSKKEAITLIGDYKQFDQIPDKPLFGYSEQMQVGLALGTEVARGSFKSVFVFGYQGIGKKAYPIALANELNKRLNLRFSYLGIHCEKFLLEIRTANQAKEILEKAQELIAQNKPIIVAIDEIHYLSRENVRLNPVFSTLHIWLTLLLKRSLPKVMVMGITERPSLVDKSVVEGFSVPLYFDITSRKMISQIIKSYLKNKKGQVVATELLGQLDDLSIMPVSADVIRALSALKGETFENLSEDDTVKAIRSYLEQYVSKDAVEEYTKANHELIHLSRNYTIPYYAKLKENIAN encoded by the coding sequence TTGAGTAAAAAAGAAGCCATTACACTAATCGGTGATTATAAACAGTTTGATCAAATTCCAGATAAGCCTCTTTTTGGTTATTCAGAACAGATGCAGGTGGGTCTTGCACTAGGCACGGAAGTAGCACGCGGCAGTTTCAAATCGGTTTTCGTTTTTGGCTACCAAGGGATAGGCAAAAAAGCTTATCCAATCGCACTGGCAAACGAGTTAAACAAAAGGCTTAATCTGAGATTCTCTTATCTCGGGATACATTGCGAGAAGTTTCTACTTGAAATCAGGACTGCAAATCAAGCAAAAGAAATACTTGAGAAAGCTCAGGAACTTATAGCACAAAACAAACCCATTATTGTAGCCATTGACGAGATTCACTATTTATCTCGTGAAAATGTCAGGTTGAACCCAGTTTTTTCGACTTTGCATATTTGGCTGACACTTTTACTAAAGCGGTCACTACCGAAAGTCATGGTTATGGGCATAACGGAGCGTCCCAGTTTGGTTGATAAAAGCGTGGTTGAAGGATTTTCTGTCCCACTTTACTTTGATATTACTTCACGTAAAATGATTTCCCAAATTATAAAGAGCTATTTAAAGAACAAAAAAGGTCAAGTTGTCGCAACTGAATTATTAGGTCAACTTGATGACCTTAGCATTATGCCTGTAAGCGCTGACGTGATAAGAGCTCTTTCAGCCCTGAAAGGCGAAACATTTGAAAACCTCTCGGAAGACGACACTGTAAAAGCAATTCGAAGCTATTTAGAGCAATATGTTTCAAAAGACGCTGTTGAAGAATACACCAAAGCTAACCATGAACTGATTCATCTTTCCCGCAATTATACAATACCTTACTACGCCAAACTCAAAGAAAATATAGCAAACTAG